TACCTGATATGTTATATTTTTCTGTGATGTGTCCTTCCATTGAAGCGAACAAGGATGGTTCTGCTGTGAATGCGCCATGTGGAACCCGAAAAATTGAATCTGCACTGTTAAACGGTAATTTTAAAGATGAGGATATTGTAGTTGCCCACCCTGACCACTTAGATAAAGTAATTGGCCCCAATACCAAAGTTTTGTCTATAACAGAAATTGATCCCCTTGGAATAGCCCCTGCAACATCTATGTTCCGAAATATGTTTGGGGGAGATGCATACATGTCAGTAAAGTTTGAAGAGCTACTGGAACATCCTCATGTACAAAAATACAAACCTAAAATTATTATCGGAGGGCCTGGGGCATGGCAGCTTGAGGATGCTGAAGTTCAAAACAGGTATGGAGTGGACTGCGTCATCATTGGGGATGGTGAAAAAACGATTGGCGGAATCGTTGAAAAAGCAGTAAACGACAAAGAGTTACCGGGGGTTGTTCGAGGGGAAGTGGTAGGTGAAGAAGAAATACCCCTGATTAAAAATCCCACTATAGATGGAATTGTGGAGATTTCAAGGGGATGCGGCCGTGGATGTAAGTTTTGTGCCCCAACGCTTCAGAAATTTCGGTGCCTGCCTGTTGAGCATATCCTTAAAGAAGTGGAACTCAACCTCATGGCTGGAAAACAGCCCTTACTTCACGCAGAAGATATTTTAAGGTACAAGGCTGAAGGTTTCAATGTCAACACTGAAGCCGTGGCTGACTTATTTAGACAAGTATCAAATTATCATGGTGTTGATCAAGTTCAGATCAGCCATTTCGCTTTATCTTCCGCTGCTAGCGCTCCAGATGCTGTAGAAGAGATATCAAACATTCTGGAACTTGATAAAAAGGGCGAATGGCTGAGCGGTCAAACAGGTATAGAAACTGCCAGCCCCAGATTAATCGAGAATATTATGGGGGGTAAATGCAAACCATATAGGCCTGAAGACTGGCCTCAAGTTGTAGTTGATGCATTTGGTATCCTGTCGGATAATTCATGGGTCCCTGTTTCCACTCTAATTATTGGAATTCCCGGTGAAATAGAGCAGGATATACAACTGACAATTGATCTGGTTCGGGAATTAAAAGAATTCAAAAGTATAATTGTTCCATTGTTCTTTGTTTCTCAAGGGGGGTTGAGGAAAAAATCAGAATCGTTTTCAATGGATAAAATGACACGTAAAGAATGTGAACTTTTAATGGAATCATGGCGCCACAGCTTGAACTGGGCAGAAACCTTGCTGGATGAATATTTCAAAATGACAAGGGATAACCATGTTAAATCATTCTTTGCAAAGAGAATTTTTGCTTTTAGCAGCCGTAAAGCCAAAGAAATGGTTAAAATGTGTGAAAATGAGTATGACTATAACATGCCTGCTATGGTAAATGATGCAAGAAATGGGGATGTAAAACTACTGCCACAACCCATGCATTCTATTTATAATTATTTCATGCTCGAAAAAAGACAATAATGTTTCGAATACTCTATTTTTCTAACTTTTTATCTTCAGCAGACTTGTCTTTATTTTCTTCGGAACTTGTATTTGGATTCTCTTTTTTAAATGAAATAACAGCTGCATATGTAACTCCTAAAATTAGAGGGCCTAAAACAAAACCTACTAATCCAAATACGAGAGGTCCACACAGGAATCCAAGTATAAATATTAGTGGGTGGATATCTGCATACCTGCCTGATAGTTTTGGCCTCAGGTAAAAATCAGCAACTATGCTCATGATAAGACCAAGTATTAACACTGCAACAGCTTTTATATAGCTTCCAGTTAAAAATCCATATGCAGCAAGTATTAATGGGATTGGCCAGTGCCCTATAAACGGTATAAGCTGGAAAAATCCAGTTAATATCCCTAAAAGTGAAGCAAATGGGTATCCTATAATTGCAAATCCAACACCTGCAAGTACGCCTATTATAATACTTGTAAGAAAATGGCCCACAAATATGCTTTTTAGGACCTTTTCTACCTCTTTAAAGAGGGTATCAAAGTAATGTTCTCTTTCACTGGGGATTGCATATGTAATGTACTCCCACAGCTTGTCCCCGTCCTTTGCTATATAGAAAGTGGACGCAAAGAATATGAAAAGCTCGAATAAAATGTCTGGAACAGATTTTAATTTTTCAACAAGATAAGTTAAAATGCTCTTTAAAATATCTCCCAGTGCTGCGTGAGCTGTGTTTAAAAATGAGCCAACATATGTCTGATACCCTGAAGGTACATACTGCTGAATTGTACTGTCATTTATGTTCCCTAAATTAGCGTTATTTGCTATTCCGGTTATTAAAGGAATGGATTCTATGGATGAATTTATTATAATTATAATAAGAACAATTAAAGGTAGAATCACCAGTACCATTGATAATATGATTGTGATAGTTTCAAATTTTAAATAAGGGAGCATTTTTTTTGATATGGGTCTGATTCCATATGCAAATACTGCACCTAGAATAATCGCGCTAAATACAGGGGTTAACACGAAAAACGACATGAGGAGCAAAACTGCTACAACAAATATTGCCGATGTCAATGTACCTTTTATTCTGTAATTCATGTTATCTACTTTGTGTTAAATATTCAGATTGATTATTTTTGAATTTAAGATGATGTCTAAATATTATGTTTGATACCCGATGCATCTCTTTTGTATTTTCCAAATTCTGTAATTAACCTTACTTCATCTGTCCAGAAAACAGGGCCTTCTGCACATATCCTCCACCCAGTATTATCAACGCAGCACTGCCCGCATATTCCGATACCACATTTCATATAGCGTTCCATTGAAAACTGAGCTGGGATTTTTAGTTTATCTACTATTTCAAAGACCCCTTTCATCATTATCTCAGGGCCGCAGGTCACCACCATATCATAATCTTTTTCTTTAATGATCTTTTCCATAAATTCAGTGGCAAACCCGCAGAATCCAAAACTCCCGTCATCAGTACACGCATAAGCGTTAACATCAACTGCTTTAAGATCATCCAGGAATAAAAGTTCATCTTTTGTGGTAGCTGCACTTATAACATCTACTTCTATGCCTCTACCACGTGCTTCGTTCACGAAAGCAGATATAGGTGCCATTCCAACTCCACCTCCCACTGCAAGGATTTTAGATCCAGCTATTTCAAATCCACGTCCATAAGGCCCTCTAAGGCCGAGTTTATCTCCAACTTGGAGGGAGTGAATAGCTTCTGTAAATGGACCTATATTTTTAATAGATATGCCTATTTCTTCTTTTATGGGATCAATTAATGATACTGACATTGGTTTTTCGTCCTGAAAATTCCATACCATCATGAACTGCCCTGGCTTTGCAGGTTCGTCGTCCCAATTGAAAATGAACGTTTTAATGGTATCAGTTTCTTCAATTATCCTTTTGATTTCAACAACTTTTGGAGCATGCATGTTATCTGCCTTAAAAATGTGTTTAAATTTAATAATCTGTTAATTTTATTTTTGAATTACTTGTGGGCTATTCCCACCATTTCATCTATGGATTCATATCCTTTGTTGTACATGAATTTTTTCATCCCGTCGGTGATCTCTTTGAAAATATCCAGTCCTTTATACATAATGGAGGTACCAATTTGAACGCACCTTGCACCGGCAAATATAAATTCTACAGCGTCTCTATAATCTGATATACCGCCTACTCCAACTACTGGAATTTCAACTGCATCATACACATCAAAGACGCACCTAAGTGCAACTGGTTTTATGGCAGGGCCTGATAATCCTCCAAATTTGTTTGAGAGAATAGGATTTGCAGTATCTAGATCTATTTTCATTCCAGGACCGAGTGAATTTATGAGTGTAAGCCCATCACAGCCTGCTTTTTCAGCACTTAACGCAATTTCAACAATATCTGTAACATTAGGTGTTAATTTTGCAATTACTGGGATTTCCACAGCATTTTTAACAGCTTTTACTATTTCTCCTGTTAGTTCTGGGTCTGCACCTATTGAAGCGCCGCACCCCTTTTGGGCATGTGGACATGAGACATTTAATTCAATTATATCCACCAGATTTTCCACTTTAGCTGCAATTTGTGAGAATTCTTCGGCAGATGGACCATAGATAGAAGCGATTGTTGGTGTTGTTTTTTCAATTTTCTCTAATTCTCCGTAAAATGCATCTACGCCTGGATTTGAAAGTCCTATGGCATTTATAATACCGCCTGTAACTTCAACGGTTGTGGGGTTAACATAACCTTTGTTTGGATGTAAACCGAAAGATTTTGTTACAACAGCCCCTGCACCACTTCTTGCTGCCCAGTTAAGTGAGGCTGCGGTACTTCCAAGCACGCCTGCTGCCAGCATTGTTGGATTTTTCATCTTTATGTCACATAGTTCAACTTCTAACATATTAATTACCTTAAAAAGTTTTTTTTGATTAATGGAGAAAATTTATGATTTGATTAACTTTTAGAATAACTGTTGGTATAGGTTTTTAATTTATTATGTATAAAATTTGGTTTTTCATAGTCGTGTAAGGAGTTTTGATCCACCTTTTTTTAAAAGGTGGAAAGAAACTTTAAAACATTTTAGGATCAGATTAATTCTATGAAATGTTATCTTACAAGTTGTTTTGTGGGTTTTATTATCTTGGATGAAGATTTTAACCTTATGGATTATGAACTTTTCCCAAAAAGGGATCTGATAAAAAGACAAATTGAAGTCAGTAGTGGTAATTTAACCCGTGAAGAGGAAGCTATACTTAAAAGGAATGTTAAAAATTGTGATTCAATTATAATAGAAACAAACCTGAATATTTCAAATTATAATAATTTAAAAGGAGCGTCCAAGTTTAAATTTGAAACTCCAAACACTGGGGGAGAGTTTTTAAGGTCAAATATGGCCCCTGTTTTAAAGGAAGTTGGATTTATAGATTCTGAGGATGATTTAAATCAGGTTTTACACAGCATATCTTTAGAACTTACAAATTACAAACTTAAAGAAGCATCAAAAGCGCGGGACATGTTTTTAATTCAGGCTATAAATGCAATAGATGAAATTGACGAAGCCACCGGTAAATTAATCGAAAGACTAAGGGAATGGCATGCACTTAACTTCCCCGAGCTTGATAAAATAAAAAATAATGAAAAATATGTTAAATTAATTGCAGAATACGGTGACAGAAATACTATAATTGAAAATGAACTTTTAGATGAGATAAAAATATCAAGTCAAAGCACCGGGACTGAAATGGAAGGCCATGATCTTGAAGTGCTTCAGGGATTTGCAGGCTCTGTAAAATCGCTTCAGGATACCAAAAAATCCCTCACGGATTATGTGGATCAAAAAATGAGTGAAATTGCCCCAAATTTAAGCAATCTACTTGGTTCATCACTTGGTGCAAAATTGATAGCTCACATTGGCGGCATTGAAAAATTAGCATTACTTCCATCAAGCACTATTCAGATTATGGGTGCAGAAAAAGCACTTTTCAGGCATAAAAAAACTGGAGAGAGACCTCCTAAGCATGGACTTATATATCAGCATCCTGAAATTAGAAGCGCCAGATGGTGGCTCAAAGGGAAAATTGCAAGAGCACTGGCAGCTAAAATATCTCTTGCAGTTAGAAAAGATGTTTATTCAGGTGAACTGGACCCTAATCTAAAAGAAGATTTTGAGAAGAAACTTGAATCCATTAAAAAGGAACATCCATTCCCTCCACGGTCTACTAAATCAAAAGAAGATAAGAAAAAAGATAAAGGGAAGAAAAAGAAGAAAAAAAGGGAAAAATATAAGAAAAAAGTCAAAGATTACTATTAAAACTAAACTTTTATATCTTAATTGGATAATTTTAAATTAATTGTGGATGCCTAAAAAAAATATTAAAATTGAATACTTTAACTACGTAAATTACATAGTATAACATGTTAATATTACAAGTCTAATCATGGGAGGCTAAATGGAAACTAGAAACGCTTTTGATAGTGTTAAACTTAGAAGTTTAGCCTTCTGGATGGTTTTAAGTCTAATAGTAATCATTATAATCATGGGAACTAGGGGTCCTGAACTTGATGGCCCACTGGGTGATATAATCTTAATGATCCTGTTCTATGCAATAATTGTAGTCTGGATTATGTGGAAATTTAAATCATTTCACGTAGATTATAAAAAAATCATTGGAAAATTTCCCCCTGATTATAAATGGTGGTGGATTTTAGGTATCGTTGCTTTACTTATACTTTTCTCAGTGGGAACATTCTGGCTTCTATATTATCCACTGTCATTTATTGCCCCTTCATATGTAAATGGGGTTTTAAATGAAACCAGTTTTTATACAACGGCAGATACAACATCTCCACTTGCATATAATTTTTTGATCGTGCTAATTACGGTATTGGTGGCTCCAGTTGTGGAAGAATTTTTATTTAGAGGTGTTATTCTGCAGAGACTTGCTGTAAAATGGGGTACTACAGCAGGAGTACTGATATCATCATTTATATTTGGAATTTTACATGGCGATATTTTAGGGGCATTTGTCTTTGGTATCTTCATGTCTCTACTTTATATAAACACCAGAACCCTTTTAGTTCCTATTGCATGCCATATTTTGAACAATGGACTGGCTTTTGGACTTTCATTTATCGGAATCCTGCTGGGTGAAAGTGAAACTGCAACTACAGTTGCCCAATTTCAGTCAGGTATATTATATGCTTTAATACTACTTTTAGTGACTGTGCCTATTGTAATTTATTTTGTCTGTAAAAACTGGCCTAAAAAGGACACAAAGCTCCCATATTTTGCCTGATTTCCGATAATCATAACATTTTAAAGCAAATCTATTTTTCCATTTAATTTAAATACTAAAAACAAATAAAGCTTGTTAATAATTATTTATAATAATTTAAATCTTCTTTTAAAGAAGGAGCGAATACTGCATGGCTAATGAAACTGTTTTCAATTTTATAAAGGTAAGATACATAGCTTTATTGATAATAATAGGTATGATTCTATTTTTTATTGTTTTAGGCAAGTTTAAGGGCATTGGATCTCCTGAAAAGAGTGTAATATTTGGATTCTATTTTTATGCAGTAATTTCATTCTGGATCTTAAGAAATATCAAAAAATACAGCATTGATTATAAAAAATTTATTGGGTTTATTCCCGCTGACTGTAACTGGTTGGAAGTAATTGGAATTGTATTTGCTATTATTATCCTTTCTGTGGGATTAAATGAACTTCGTATGTATCTTTTATCCACTTTAAACCCTGCTGTACTCTCATATGTTCCAGGTACAAGTACATTTTACACAGCAAAGGATAGTCCGATTGCTCCACTTTTAAACTTTATGGAATTCTTTATTGGAGTTATAATAGCTCCAATTGTAGAGGAATTTTTATTTAGGGGATTTTTATTGCACCGTTTCACAATTAAATGGGGTATCAGGACTGCTGTATTGGCTTCTTCATTTATTTTTGGAATTTTGCATGCAGACATCCTGGGTGCTTTTCTTTTTGGCCTTGTAATGTGCATTCTTTACCTTAAAACTGGTACAATATTAGTGCCAATTTTCTGCCACATGTTAAATAATTGCGTAGCCTTTGGGATGGAAATGCTGGGTAATATTGCTCCAAAGGCCGCAACAACAGGTACTGTTACACATGTCCCTAATGTAGGGTTAGCTCTGTTTTTAACATTATTTTCAGGCATAATAATTATCTATTATCTGTACCACAACTTTCCCAAAAGGTACTGGGTACCTCCTTACTTCCGGAAATATGAAGAATAATATTAACTCATTAAAAGAAAACATATAATCACAGATTTAATAGATAATATAATCGAGGATATGTAAAATAAATTTTTAATTAAATAATATCAAATTAATTTAATCTAAAATCAAGATAAATCGAGGAATAAAATGGAAATTACTCAAATATTACCCGGCGTTTATGAAACAGACGGCCATATCGCAACGGAAAACCTTAATTGTGGAATTAAAGTTTATGGGGAAAGGTTAGTCGAAATCAAGGATAAGGAATATAGAATATGGGATCCAAGGCGTTCAAAGCTTGGAGCTGCAATTTTAAATGGTTTAGAAACATTTCCATTTAAAGAAGACTCAAAAATGCTGTATTTAGGCGCATCAGCAGGTACAACTCCTTCACATATTTCAGACGTATCAAAAGATGGGTTGATATACTGTGTGGAATTTTCACCTAGAATGATGCGGGATCTGGCAGAGGTCTGCAGGCAGCGCCAGAATATGGTTCCAATTCTGGACGATGCTACAAAGCCAAAAAATTACATGAACCTGGTTCAAAAAGTTGACGTGGTGTACTCTGATGTGGCCCAGCCTAAACAATCTGAACTATTCATGGACAACATGCGTTTGTTTTTAAAAGAAGACGGAATTGGGATTTTAATGATAAAAGCAAGGAGTATAGATGTAATCAAGTCTCCAAAGAAAATTTTTAAAGAGGAAGAATCTAAATTGAAAACGGCAGGTTTTAGAGTAATCGAGAAAATTAATCTCGAACCCTATGAAAAGGACCACATGGCTTTTGTCTGTGAATTCAGTTTTTAGGATATACTCCCCCCCCAATTTATTAATTATATGATTACATAAAAAATGTAAAATAATTATTATGGATCGAGTCGAGGAAAATCAGGAATTTTCCGAGCATCTAAAAATTTTTATTAAATTTTTGAGGTTGAGGAAAATCAGGAATTTTCCGAGCATCTAAAAATTTTTATTAAATTTTTGAGGTTGAGGAAAATCAGGAATTTTCTGAACATCCAAAAATTTGGGAGGTTGAAGAAAATACGTAGTATTTTCTGAACCTTTCGAAAATCTGTCAAAATTCGTAGAATTTTGACGCCACAAAAATCTTCGATTTTTGTAGGCTTCGATTTCGAATGCCCGAACACTATGTGTTCGACGGCCCAAAAATATCCCTCAAAAATTCTATGAATTTTTGGGGGCATACGAAAATCTTCGATTTTCGATAGTTTCAATATTTTTGGAGGTTGAAAATGAGAAAAATTAAGAAATGCCCTAAATGCGGCTCTAGGAATATAAAATGGGTTTTACCACAGATGTGGTCCATGTGGGAGTGCTATGATTGTGGATATCAGGGCGCCCTTGTAATTGAGGAATGTGAGGATGAGGAAGAATAATTTAATGATTTATTTTATTTCTTAGAATTCCCCTCTAATTTTCATTAAACTGTTTTTGTTCTC
The DNA window shown above is from Methanobacterium veterum and carries:
- a CDS encoding CPBP family intramembrane glutamic endopeptidase; its protein translation is MANETVFNFIKVRYIALLIIIGMILFFIVLGKFKGIGSPEKSVIFGFYFYAVISFWILRNIKKYSIDYKKFIGFIPADCNWLEVIGIVFAIIILSVGLNELRMYLLSTLNPAVLSYVPGTSTFYTAKDSPIAPLLNFMEFFIGVIIAPIVEEFLFRGFLLHRFTIKWGIRTAVLASSFIFGILHADILGAFLFGLVMCILYLKTGTILVPIFCHMLNNCVAFGMEMLGNIAPKAATTGTVTHVPNVGLALFLTLFSGIIIIYYLYHNFPKRYWVPPYFRKYEE
- a CDS encoding fibrillarin-like rRNA/tRNA 2'-O-methyltransferase, yielding MEITQILPGVYETDGHIATENLNCGIKVYGERLVEIKDKEYRIWDPRRSKLGAAILNGLETFPFKEDSKMLYLGASAGTTPSHISDVSKDGLIYCVEFSPRMMRDLAEVCRQRQNMVPILDDATKPKNYMNLVQKVDVVYSDVAQPKQSELFMDNMRLFLKEDGIGILMIKARSIDVIKSPKKIFKEEESKLKTAGFRVIEKINLEPYEKDHMAFVCEFSF
- a CDS encoding AI-2E family transporter: MNYRIKGTLTSAIFVVAVLLLMSFFVLTPVFSAIILGAVFAYGIRPISKKMLPYLKFETITIILSMVLVILPLIVLIIIIINSSIESIPLITGIANNANLGNINDSTIQQYVPSGYQTYVGSFLNTAHAALGDILKSILTYLVEKLKSVPDILFELFIFFASTFYIAKDGDKLWEYITYAIPSEREHYFDTLFKEVEKVLKSIFVGHFLTSIIIGVLAGVGFAIIGYPFASLLGILTGFFQLIPFIGHWPIPLILAAYGFLTGSYIKAVAVLILGLIMSIVADFYLRPKLSGRYADIHPLIFILGFLCGPLVFGLVGFVLGPLILGVTYAAVISFKKENPNTSSEENKDKSAEDKKLEK
- a CDS encoding NOP5/NOP56 family protein: MKCYLTSCFVGFIILDEDFNLMDYELFPKRDLIKRQIEVSSGNLTREEEAILKRNVKNCDSIIIETNLNISNYNNLKGASKFKFETPNTGGEFLRSNMAPVLKEVGFIDSEDDLNQVLHSISLELTNYKLKEASKARDMFLIQAINAIDEIDEATGKLIERLREWHALNFPELDKIKNNEKYVKLIAEYGDRNTIIENELLDEIKISSQSTGTEMEGHDLEVLQGFAGSVKSLQDTKKSLTDYVDQKMSEIAPNLSNLLGSSLGAKLIAHIGGIEKLALLPSSTIQIMGAEKALFRHKKTGERPPKHGLIYQHPEIRSARWWLKGKIARALAAKISLAVRKDVYSGELDPNLKEDFEKKLESIKKEHPFPPRSTKSKEDKKKDKGKKKKKKREKYKKKVKDYY
- a CDS encoding B12-binding domain-containing radical SAM protein, producing the protein MAKNEGYKIVLTANRTLMSHYNGLVFLGFGACISKGVIPDMLYFSVMCPSIEANKDGSAVNAPCGTRKIESALLNGNFKDEDIVVAHPDHLDKVIGPNTKVLSITEIDPLGIAPATSMFRNMFGGDAYMSVKFEELLEHPHVQKYKPKIIIGGPGAWQLEDAEVQNRYGVDCVIIGDGEKTIGGIVEKAVNDKELPGVVRGEVVGEEEIPLIKNPTIDGIVEISRGCGRGCKFCAPTLQKFRCLPVEHILKEVELNLMAGKQPLLHAEDILRYKAEGFNVNTEAVADLFRQVSNYHGVDQVQISHFALSSAASAPDAVEEISNILELDKKGEWLSGQTGIETASPRLIENIMGGKCKPYRPEDWPQVVVDAFGILSDNSWVPVSTLIIGIPGEIEQDIQLTIDLVRELKEFKSIIVPLFFVSQGGLRKKSESFSMDKMTRKECELLMESWRHSLNWAETLLDEYFKMTRDNHVKSFFAKRIFAFSSRKAKEMVKMCENEYDYNMPAMVNDARNGDVKLLPQPMHSIYNYFMLEKRQ
- a CDS encoding dihydroorotate dehydrogenase electron transfer subunit, whose amino-acid sequence is MHAPKVVEIKRIIEETDTIKTFIFNWDDEPAKPGQFMMVWNFQDEKPMSVSLIDPIKEEIGISIKNIGPFTEAIHSLQVGDKLGLRGPYGRGFEIAGSKILAVGGGVGMAPISAFVNEARGRGIEVDVISAATTKDELLFLDDLKAVDVNAYACTDDGSFGFCGFATEFMEKIIKEKDYDMVVTCGPEIMMKGVFEIVDKLKIPAQFSMERYMKCGIGICGQCCVDNTGWRICAEGPVFWTDEVRLITEFGKYKRDASGIKHNI
- a CDS encoding CPBP family intramembrane glutamic endopeptidase, which gives rise to METRNAFDSVKLRSLAFWMVLSLIVIIIIMGTRGPELDGPLGDIILMILFYAIIVVWIMWKFKSFHVDYKKIIGKFPPDYKWWWILGIVALLILFSVGTFWLLYYPLSFIAPSYVNGVLNETSFYTTADTTSPLAYNFLIVLITVLVAPVVEEFLFRGVILQRLAVKWGTTAGVLISSFIFGILHGDILGAFVFGIFMSLLYINTRTLLVPIACHILNNGLAFGLSFIGILLGESETATTVAQFQSGILYALILLLVTVPIVIYFVCKNWPKKDTKLPYFA
- a CDS encoding dihydroorotate dehydrogenase, with protein sequence MLEVELCDIKMKNPTMLAAGVLGSTAASLNWAARSGAGAVVTKSFGLHPNKGYVNPTTVEVTGGIINAIGLSNPGVDAFYGELEKIEKTTPTIASIYGPSAEEFSQIAAKVENLVDIIELNVSCPHAQKGCGASIGADPELTGEIVKAVKNAVEIPVIAKLTPNVTDIVEIALSAEKAGCDGLTLINSLGPGMKIDLDTANPILSNKFGGLSGPAIKPVALRCVFDVYDAVEIPVVGVGGISDYRDAVEFIFAGARCVQIGTSIMYKGLDIFKEITDGMKKFMYNKGYESIDEMVGIAHK